In Telopea speciosissima isolate NSW1024214 ecotype Mountain lineage chromosome 10, Tspe_v1, whole genome shotgun sequence, the DNA window AAGTTTCAGACTAAAAACTTGGgaagttaaaatattttttgggaattgaagtggctTAGTCTCAAAAGGGAGTTTTTCTGTCACAACAAAAGTATGTGTTGGACTTACTCACTGAGACAAGTATGCTCGGGTCTAAGCCTATTGACTCACCCATGGACCAGAATGTGAAACTTGTTGCTTTAGGAGGAGGTGCTCTTGATGACCCTGAGAGATATAGAAGACTGGTGGGTAAGCTGAACTACCTAACAGTTTCTCGACCCGACATTGCTTTTCCAGTTGGTGTGGTGAGTCAATTCCTTTCCTCTCCTAGGAcctctcattgggatgcagtgTATTCTACGGTATCTTAAAAGGGCTCCAGGTAGAGGGAATTGTGTATCGAGATCATGGACATAGCAGAGTTGAAGGGTTTtcaaatgctgattgggcaggatctccaACTGACAGGAGGTCGACTACTGGGTATTGCacgtttgttggaggaaatctggtaatgtggaagagcaagaagcagAGTATTGTGGAACGTTCCAGTGCCGAGTCAGAATATAGAGTTATGGCACAATTGACATGTGAGTTAATGTGGATACAACAGCTATTTTCTGAGTTCGGATTCAAGACTTCAgttcccatgcaattatggtgTAATGACCAGGCATCAATTCATATTGCTTCTAatcttgtgtttcatgagaggatgaagcacattgaaattgacTGCCATTTTGTTCGGGAAAAGATGTAGAGTAGATTGATTCTTCCAAGCCATGTCAGAACTGGAGAGCAGCTTGCAGGTGTGTTTACTAAGCCATTGGGTAATGGGAGGATAAAGTATATTTGTAACATGTTGAGCATGAtcgatatatatgctccagcttgagaaGAGTGTTAGAATGTATGTCGTGGAGCCCAAAACAGAATCTTGTGATTAGCGTCATGAGACCTCTTTAGGCTCCATCGTGAGGCCCTTTTAGATCCTTTCCTATTCCCTATTCCCTATATATTGTACCCTCCTCTCTTAATTAATTCAATTGATTCTTGATGGTTGcaactcttctctcttcttttctcttctcctctccttctcagATTTTCGCAGGTAACACTTTTAATGGGTCTTAAGGACCAATCTAACCCCTCctatttattctttttgtttctctctccaACTTTACCCTCACTTTTAAATTTAATGTCCATttactctttgatttttcaatataCTTAGTTTGCCCTTATTCTTTATAATTCTCAATTCCCTATGTGCCCTTTGCCTTTATTCTATCTAAATGCCCCTCTTCCATTGGGTTAATTAGGGACCTACCACTCCCCTTATAACTTTGAGATATTTACAGTTTTGCCACTAAGCCTTTGATTCGAGTGTTCTCGTCTTCGTGTGAGCCTATAGTGATTCCAAACCCCCGATATTCTAACCATATCCAAACCATGGTGGCTAGTAGTGAGATTGTCAAACAACTTAATTCCTATAAAGTGAAAAGCAAGATAGAGATGGCCAACCTCACAGATCATGTTGCTACCCTCAACCCAACTATCAGTTCCATCCAAAATCCAGACAATGATGGCATCCATGCAAGCTTCTATTGACTAATTGGTGGCTTCAGATAAAGGAAAGAGTCCCATGCAATCTGAGGATTATTTCAACTCCATCCCACAGGGTCAATCTCATGTAATACCACTGTCACTGCCACCACTACCGCtaccgctaccaccaccaccaccatatggAGTTTGATCAATATGATGATACTCTTAATGGGGCTGAAAGAGGAGTGAAGTTGGACGCCCTCAATTTTTTGGGGGATAACAACCCAGAGCAATATCTTGATTGGGTTCACAATTTGGAGATATTTTTTAGATGGTACAAGTTGACTGAGGCCAGAAAGATCTTATTTGTAGAGGCTATCTGAAGGGCAAGGCTCGAGTCTagtggatcaaacaccaacaacagaattgattcgatgcattacTAATGCAGAATTGCAGCacgaatagaagaagaagaacctgtTATTTTGGTGACTGAGGCCAGAAAGATCTTATTTGTAGAGGCTACCTGAAGGGCACGGCTTGAGTCTAGTGgatcaaacaacaacaacagaattgattcgatgcattacTAATGCAGAATTGCAGCACgaatagaagaagaacaacctgttattttgggtttggttcagttttctAGGTCCAAATCCAACTGAACCTATGATTCAAGACTAGCTCGAGTTAAGACTAAATTTTAAGTCTCCTACAGGTTATATGGGTTATGGGCCAATTTTATAAGCTCAAATATTAGATATATAAAGCCTATACGAAATTAGGtgtctatttctattttttgttttaagtttcttgagactttctattttgaaaaaaacttaGGTTGTAAGGAACTCCTTAGAACATGCATGGGAGGTTCCCTATTTGATGCAGAATTAAACACTTACCttgctttgttttcttttaagtgttttaatttaagttccagttgaaccagtggtccaatttaagttGTTATTTTCGTTTACTTTCTTTAGAGTTTTAAGTTGGGTCTACATTATTTTAAACTTTTAAAAGGAATGGGACTTGTAAGGTGGCATGGCTAGGAGGTTTCCCAGTCCATTCTAAACTCCTGTTTATTTGctgttataaataaagacaGACGGGGGGAGGGGGGGCTCTTCTGTTGCCCACGTTTTCTGTTTTCAAAGACTGTTATGCTGCTGTCTCAGTGGTGATTCAGTGATCTTCTTGTGGTGAATCAAGGCCTCGATTGGTGGTAAATCTAATCAACTCCTTCCAGTAAGAAGCCCAGGTGTTACTTTATAATCTCTTTGATCTCTTCTTGAAGAGTATCAAAACTGTTTCTGTTCTAACCTCTAGTTGAAATTCAGTTTTCTGTTCCTGCGATAGAGAAATCCTAGTTACATCAGGTGTGCTGGAAACAAGGGTCTGATTTACATTCTGATTTAGAAAACTCTTACGGTCAGTAGTCTGAACACCATCCAAATATCAAGTTCTGATTTTACCAAATGAAAGTTGGACTCCTATTCCAAGTGGGATTCGACACTTGCTATTTTGGAGGCTATTCAAGAACTGAGATTTGTTGATCTATTAAGTCTATATCCAATAACATAGATGGACTTAGTGTTGGGTGTATAAAATCTGAAAGCTGATCATTCAAACAACTTGTCACTTGGCTGATTCTGAAGTTTCCTAGTTCTCTAAGGATTTGTCTATATAATCAGATCCCGACCTTGGATCTGGCTGATATTCTCAACAACTGTTCTATGCATTAAGAGAAGGAATCGACCAAGATTGTCTGTCTATCTGAATTCTGGATTTTGCTCGGGGACTTTTCCCTCAATTCTGGAAATTTTCTCTGTTTATGGCCCTGTTCTGTTGGTACTGATTTGCATATATCAGAACCACATTACTATCATGTTGTTTTCTCCAAGTTATAGATAAAAGAGCAAGGGTctagccctccacgattttgacaAACCCTTAGCTTTATGCTTGTaattttctgttagatgatacTTTAGTGAGATGCAACAGCAGCCTCTGGAGGCCAACATGGACTGGTGAGATGCAAGTCAAGTACCAGCTGAGAGGCCTAGTCCACAACCTTTCcgtctatctttcttcttcttcttcttctccttctcaatCTCAGTTTTCTGTTGTTTACCCTTTCTTCACATACTTGCTTCTTATTTCTGTTTTGTCTATAAGTTGAAGAATAGCACTGTTCCTCTCTGTATTAGCAACTGGAAACTGAGattgagaaggagaagaagaaagatgtgCAGTTTGAACTAACTACCAAGAATAGCACTGTTCCtctctttgttttctatttccAACCCCTCTGTTTGAACTGAACACCAAGAATGGTAGCGAAAAGCCTGGTTTCTCACTACAGCATCTCTGGCCAAAACAGAAATAACACGACTCACTTACTCATCGTGCCATGTGTTCCAACACTAACACCGACCTGCAAATAAATTGGCTGTGTTTAGAGCAGATGATATATCAACCACAAACATAGTTATCAAGCAAggcatccaggctccttggGCGCCTTGCTGCCTcattggtgtcgccttgattttagaccctctccaacgccatggtcgccttgccgccttgataactatgaccaTAAAGACTTCAGATTGACTATCTGACACCTCACGGTTGATAAAGGCTCTATTATTGATATAATACATCTCTTACGGAGAATGAATCCAGACAGATAGTGATCTCCCGGACAGACCATGAAGAAATCAAGGTTACCTTGATTTCTAGAGCAGGGCACATGTGTGGGGGATACATTTCAGTTTTAGTTTCTTCAACAATATGCGTTATAGGAATTGTTTGATGTAAAACGAATATGTCTATGTATTCCGATATGGTTCTTTCCATttgctgttttattttttgatcttTCCACCcttaaataggaaagaaaaaaagtctGCTAATAACTGATGATACCCTTAACATAAAATGATTATTAGTTAGTAGGTTCCTTGAAACTTAATTTGGTACTAGAGGACTATTACCTTATTATATATTTCTTTGTTAAAAACTTACTGCTATAACCCTTCGGTGATTAGCTTGTTCAAGGTGCGTAATAGTTGCAAAACAAATAGCAGGTAGAACCTTCTCCAAAACCATCAGGTCTACTAAGTATAACGGGTTCATTTTTTGTATCTAAGTACACATCTTCCTCCAATCTCCAATGAAAAGGTAAATCAGCATTCATTTGTACAAATacagtgatgcagatttatcaccaaatagggcttgtttcattgggaataagtctagggttgaattacatacatgttgggcctttgatcccatgggtttctgatgtaataggccacttttatgggcctaaaatatgggtatataggttgcatacgggattagcccaatacttagtttatttttatgttttttaattgaaccggttcaaattggttgcatccaattggttcaatttaagtgatcatgcgACTTGGTTaattggttaagtggtcatgtgacaacttaagtggtcatgtgatgtaggttgggctggattaggactctataagtccagccatgttttgagtctatttcctttagtattttaatttcctagtcagtttaagttacctaataggttagggatagggttaggccattcctttttagtgtctaagtctatttttgagtcttctatataagtttgtaagggaggccagcattagatacgaatttgattaataaaaattagttttatgcttgctgccattgctgctgctctttgtgagtatatatccttgtggatctcaaagTGAATAGgatgggtggactcctgcgactccttgcattgtgaagatcgggaggttctctcaagtcatcaagctgctgccattgttccggcaatacagtgagtttgaatctatttttattttaaaccttcttctacttAGACCTAATCTAcagtcccctccatccatcaaaccctaatctccattaaacctgcaactcctacctcaattaggactccctcataactccagatttaaccatcaatttcgaaccctacttccagcctatattcCCCAAACATCTCCCTACAATCGACCTTaaacctagcccttagtctcctctacaacccctccattcctccactccattaaacctaaaacctgcaactcaattctgtccagaatagcagaattttaaaaccttcccaaatccaattatttttatcccataataaccccctagacctgcaaaTTAAAgtcatataagacccattcccaaattcccatcctaaaccctagaattagccTAAAACCTAgagctgtccattcgaaccagcaaccccttttgctattgatcctgttgtctggctcctagcaGGTCtacctacctatctaggaccaCATTATACAGTGAGaagcttctttttttgtttttgcgcTAGGGGGGGGGATGTCAgatataaaaatcaaagaaaatggaatAGTAATTAACAAGATAATAACATATGACATAAACATTAATGAAGAAATACCTGAGAAATAGATCTTCCACAGCAAAATTGACAAGAaaattgtgtgttttttttttttttgggttaaaagaATTAAGAATAAATACCTCCATCTCTTCATCTGTAGTTATTTGAGATTGATGTTGACCTCTTGATCCAATTAGGAGAACAGTTGGTAGCTTCAAGATTCTGACCAACTGAAGCAAGCAGGCCAAGGTTTCGTTGTGGATCTGCAATGAAGATGGTGGCTTACAGGATTTGGCAACCACGGCTTGAGTAAAGCCTGTTGCAGGGCCTATCTCGGTACCACAGAGAGTAATTCTCTGGCCATTTATCGCGGGGTTTGCCGTTTCACTCTTGAGCTTTGCTGCCACAAGAAATGGGACAATGATTGTGGGCACAATGGAAGAGTTTTCTCCTGTGATTGCTGACAGGACTTCATGAACAGCACAGGAAACAAGTGGCAACTCATATTCTTGCAGAAGCAAAATGGACAGCTGTCATATGAGAACATTAAGTGAACAGAAATCAAATCAATGTGAAATATAATCAGTAGGCATGATACAATTCATTgattgagattgagaaaaaGATTTTGCATGCTAGTTTATCAAACTTGCAAATTTTACAGGAAGGATCAAAGGCTGTTGGGGTTATAGAAATTAACCTTGAAATCACAAGGTTTTAAGGTAATTAGaaaaaaacagagtatatggtgtgtaactttagttacactaagaTGGATAATatggtggtgaaaattgatgagaggaagATTCTGCAAAGTGATTGTCTCAAGTATttgggttcaatcataaataaacaaggtgatatagaggatgatgtttcacaaataattaaaatgggaaggatgaagtagagaggtgcatctggagtgttgtgtgatcgacatattcctttgaaatttaaaggaaaattttataggacagtcatacaatTAGCTTGATGTATGGTACGGAATGTTGGGCggttaagaagcatcatgtagCTAAACTTAGTATAGTTGAGATGAGGATGTaacaatcccaccagccttgatcaaacacaagacaaaaatcttcaatggagaagaagagcagcaaaaacttTTCATTACTATCatttcgtgttcaatacttgccccccttacaaccttatataaaagactcaaaaatagtctcctacactaaaaaggaaaagactaacccaatccttaacctatcaggtaacctaaactgactaggaaactgaaatagactcaaaacagagtcctaaacacttaaaagaaaactactaaaatcacttagattgaaccattggttgaaccggttctatttatgaacaaaaacaccaaaataaaactaagtatgaaactaaaacaactaatcccgtatgcaacctaattacccatattttaggcccataaaagtggcctattacacagaaaacccatgggatcaaagacccaacatgtatatatcccaacctagacttattcctaagcaaacaaACCCCATTGGATGATGAATCTACATCAATGTGTGGCAAAATTAGAAATGATCAAATTAGAGCTGATTCGGAAGTAGCTCTGAGACATGACAAGCTaagagaaagtcgtttgaggtggcataaTCATGTTCAAAGGAGGCTtttagatgctccagtacggaagagtgatttgattcagattacAGTAGCCAAAAGAGCTattgtagtcctagattggtagaggaccaactaggagccaatcaacAAGATCAGTTATGAACAGGttaatcggctaggtcaaaatagggtttttggtgaaattagggttagggttttgttagggttaggttaggtatgtgtaggggagtctaacagtgaaggtcctgagatgttttaatgGAGGTAAGTGTGCTAATTTGATTTAACAGCAATAtagagttagggtttcgggtttgggaaaagggtaaaataggggAATCTAGGATTTTGAGTGGGTGGATGACGCAGGtggaaggttcagatctgtaaTAGAGAGACCAGATCTAGTTTATAGGGAGGTTAGGTACAGATGAAAGGAGAAGGCGAGGTTTCAAGATCAGATTCTGATcttggatgaagagagaagaagagattggGGGGATGAGAGGGAGTAtcgtgagagagaggagaagagatgagattgagagggggagagaaagaaaaacgaGATTAAGGAGATGGGAGGGACAGAAGGTGATCAAACACACCTATAGGTGATCAAGCACACCTGCTGATTTCCAATGAAAtccaatattcaattcattcttcaaatcttcctttcattgttggattacatgagtatataaagaaaataaaaatgactctTGGACTCGAGCATTAATCACCTAGAAGCTAACTCCAATAAAGCATTAATTACCAAGAAACTAATACCaagtaaaattaattacttACAAAAACTTTTGGACTCCTACATAGAAAACTTAAAAGACCcaacttgaaaactgaaaagtctaattaaagcacctagaaaaagaaatcaactcattaactaagcctaggaaaatgaaaatacactttaagaaaattaaactcaGGTCTGATGGCTCTTTGGAGTTTACTTCATGAGCCCCACAACAATAATATCGCAGGGATTAACCCTGGCCAGCTTAACCCACAGCTGGGCTTAGTTGGGGCTGGCTCTTGGTCCTGCGGTTTGGGTCTAGTTCTGATGTAGACCAAAATAGCACGAGGGATCTCTTCAGGCTTGATACTGCATCAATTTCCCCGATGTTAGAaaaaactcgtccacgagtGTTGGTCAAGCGAGAAATCAGTTTGATATGATGGATATCTGTCTTTAGCCCATAGTAATGCTCTAGAAACTCCCTAAAGTTGTATATATAGTCGTGCAAGCTCAGTACAGTCTTCGAAAGATTTAGGTGGAAAGATAAAATCAATATGTTCCACCTCAGGTTCACTTTCAACAACGAAGGGAGTAATTGGAAGAGTCTTTAGAGTGACATCATCAACAATTATAGTTTCTGGGTTGGTTTCAATGGTGGCTTCCATAGTAGAATCTACCAACATTACTTCAGTAGAAGCTTCTTTCATTGGATCTGCCTCAGGTGTTGACTCGGTTGGCTCTTCATGTTTTTCTACTGATGTAGTCACCTCTAGCTGTAATCCTTTCAAAACTCGAGTATTGGACAGATGCAACGGCCTTAGGATACATATATTGTTAAGAGGATCAACTTCACCTCTACGCTCTTCCAACCAATCACGACCCACTTGAATAATTCTCTTTAAACTAGGAAAAGTTCAACACCAAGCGGTGCCATAGAAAGTCCAAATTCAACAAGGATTCGATCGTTAGGAGTGATGACTATCTTGCCTGTTTGAGATAACATATCCACCACAGGTTATGAAATAAAGTTGTCTTGTCGCTTTTCATCAACAACTAACTGTTCTCCCATTAGACATACCAACTCTGATTTTGAAAGTGTAGGGAGGAGAATCAAGAACATTCTCACATGCAACCATAGCTCTGTTAggttaggctctgataccaatttgacgCAGGTTGGAAGGTTCAGATCTATAGTAGAGAGATCAGATCTAGTTTATAGGGAGGATAAGGATAGATAAAAGGAGAAGACAAGGTTTCAAGATCAGATTCTGATCTTGGAtgaatagagaagaagagatggggggATGAGAGGGAGTATcatgagagagaggagaagagatgatattgagagggggagagaaagaaaaacgaGATTAAGGAGAGGGGAGGGATAGAAGGTGATCAGACACACCTGTAGGTGATCAAGCACATCTGCTGATTTCCAATGAAAtccaatattcaattcattctttaaatcttcctttcattgttggattacatgagtatataaagaaaataaaaatgactctTCGACTCGAGCATTAATCACTTAGAAGCTAACTCCAATAAAGCATTAAATTACCTAGAAACTAATaccaagaaaattaattacttaCACAAACTTTTGGACtcctacataaaaaaaaaacttaaaagacccaacttgaaaactgaaaaatctaattaaagcacctagaaaaagaaatcaactcaTTAACAAAACCTAGGACAATGAAAAGAcactttaagaaaattaaactcaGGTCTGGTGGCTCTTTGGAGTTGACTTCATGGACCCCACCAGCAATAATTTCATAGGGACTAACCCTGGCCAGCTTAACCCACGACTGGGCTTAATTAGGGCTGGTTCTTGGTCCTGCGGTTTGGGTCTAGTTCTGATGTGGACCAAAATAGCATGAGGGATCTCTTCAAGCTTGATACTGCATCAGTGAAAGAGGCTGAGGTTAAGATGGAGTGGAAGTAGGGCAGAAAGGGTAATTCGGCTCTGGTTCGGTAGGGTTTTGATGGGTGGATTGGTctgtgcaggttttagggttttgggaaaactAGAAAACCAAGGGGGAATAAGTAGAATTGGGGGATGGGGAATGTTTCAGACTTACTTGAAAtggcaggaaaaaaaaaagcagcttcttgatggaggaacttgaataaaaatcgaTTCTTTGACTGAAACTAGAAAGTAGAACTTAAAGAGAACCACCCGGGTTTCACACCACAAGgcgtcgattggatcaaacaccaatcccaccagccttgatcagaCACAAGACAATCTTCAAAAGAAGAGAAGTTGGAGCAGCTTGGAAGACCAGAGTTTAAATTTCAGAGGTAATGTGCACCTCCCATGAATTCATTAGTAATTATAGGTGCCCAATGGCCTTACTCCTAACCAGCCTAGGAGAAGGAATAGATTCCCCCTAGGTGAGCTCTATTACATGCGTAGAAGGTCATGTGACTTATTAAGTAGTCACAAGacaacttaaattaaaaaaaaatcatattctaaaagaatattcaaaatcacttaaattggaccagtggttcacctggttcaatttaaaacataaaataaaaactatggCAGTCTACTACACATAGGCATTCCTACTACTTTAACTACTTGGACAGcagcttcttgttcttctttttcttcttgcggatgtcgtgcttcagctctgcatcaagagccaggggcaaacctaaaatgactctgggAGAAGCgttgaggaaagacatgcatagcttaggccttgtatcaagtaggACCTTTAATAGAGCTGATTGGTGGagaaggatccatgtagccgacctgATCTAGtcgggataaggctgagttgttgtaatgtagtcctagataggtaggagacctaataggagccaaacaacaggaccAAACAGccaaaggggttgctggttcgaatggacagaactaggatttaggttaattctagagTTTAGGaggggaatttgggaatgggtcttatatagTTTTactatgcaggtctagggggttattatgggataaaaataatatgatttggttaagtttgaaaaatctgcagaattagggttagggtttcgggttttaagTTTTAGATTCtaggctgaaactagggttttaagatGGGAGTTTGGACTCAAGCTTCTGATCGAGTTTTCCAATGAGGGGGAAGAACACTCGATCAGAATATGGAGGGGAATTGATGGGCAGAAGTGACTGATCTGGGaatcctagggttttggggttttagagagatgaggggattagggtttagagttgtaAGTTGGGGCTGAGATGGCAGTCGAGTGGAGCGTCTGCTGTGAGGGGGTTGTGTTTAAATTTTTAAAGGGCTTGACTGTGAAATTTGGGCTGGACAGACTCTACATGGAGTTACGGTTATGGGGGTCGATTAGGGTAagctggaggaagaagaagaagattgttaaATAGCAGAAACTATAAAATGCTCACTGGGTTTTGTAGATCTGCAGCAACAATAGCTTGAAAAAGcttgaatgaagaagaagaagaacctcctggtactggacagacgcaaggagtcgtgagagtccactcaccctagcaccctgagatccacaaggcaacactcacacaAAGGGAGCAATgacagcagcagcaaaggcagcaaagcaacgaaatatttt includes these proteins:
- the LOC122644168 gene encoding uncharacterized protein LOC122644168; its protein translation is MQVASKVIFLFRDADGFGPAISDALQPKDSSLRRKEISFELSLESYGISDRKVSGDAFHFIDHEGFYKLSILLLQEYELPLVSCAVHEVLSAITGENSSIVPTIIVPFLVAAKLKSETANPAINGQRITLCGTEIGPATGFTQAVVAKSCKPPSSLQIHNETLACLLQLVRILKLPTVLLIGSRGQHQSQITTDEEMEVLCEMGEFLGNIANLHFVKDQIHLTPSQKCGDVQEPWRALYG